Proteins from a single region of Syngnathus typhle isolate RoL2023-S1 ecotype Sweden linkage group LG10, RoL_Styp_1.0, whole genome shotgun sequence:
- the has2 gene encoding hyaluronan synthase 2 has protein sequence MSGQRALTYLRIFGTTMFGVSLLVGISTAYIMGYQFFTTAHNHLSFGLYGAILVVHLLIQSIFALLEHRNMKRSLETPIKLNKSLALCIAAYQEDPNYLRKCLVSVKRLTYPGIKVILVVDGNSEDDLYMMEIFKEIMGWDKVATYVWRSNFHSRGPEETDESYAESLQQVSRLVLNNKCVCVMQKWGGKREVMYTAFKALGRSVDYVQVCDSDTMLDPASSVEMVKVLEEDPMVGGVGGDVQILNKYESWISFLSSVRYWMAFNIERACQSYFGCVQCISGPLGMYRNSLLHEFLEDWYNQTFMGSHCSFGDDRHLTNRVLSLGYATKYTARSKCLTETPITYLRWLNQQTRWSKSYFREWLYNSMWFHKHHLWMTYEAVITGFFPFFLIATAIQLFYQGRLWNILLFLLIVQAVALIKSTFASCLRGNIVMVFMSFYSVLYMSSLLPAKMFAIATINKSGWGTSGRKTIVVNFIGLIPISVWFTILFIGFIYTTILQTKKTFPESEILILIIGAVVYASYWVILLTLYAVLINKCGKRKKETHYDMVLDV, from the exons aTGAGTGGTCAACGAGCCCTCACCTATCTGCGGATATTTGGGACCACAATGTTTGGTGTTTCCCTCCTGGTGGGCATCTCCACAGCATACATCATGGGCTACCAGTTCTTCACCACTGCCCACAATCATCTGTCTTTTGGACTGTACGGGGCCATCTTGGTTGTCCATCTCCTTATCCAGAGCATCTTTGCACTCTTAGAACACCGAAATATGAAGCGGTCCTTAGAGACGCCAATTAAACTGAATAAATCTTTAGCCCTATGCATTGCAGCATATCAAGAGGATCCGAACTACCTGAGGAAATGCCTGGTGTCAGTAAAGAGGTTGACGTACCCTGGAATCAAAGTCATCTTGGTGGTCGATGGAAACTCAGAGGATGACTTGTATATGATGGAAATTTTCAAAGAAATCATGGGATGGGACAAAGTTGCCACATATGTGTGGCGGAGTAactttcacagcagggggccaGAGGAGACAGATGAGAGCTACGCTGAGAGCCTTCAGCAAGTCTCTAGACTGGTCTTAAacaacaagtgtgtgtgtgtcatgcagAAATGGGGAGGCAAGAGAGAAGTCATGTACACAGCCTTTAAAGCGCTTGGAAGGAGCGTTGACTATGTACAG GTGTGTGACTCTGACACTATGCTGGATCCAGCATCATCAGTGGAGATGGTAAAGGTTCTTGAAGAAGACCCAATGGTGGGTGGTGTCGGAGGTGATGTGCAG ATTCTAAACAAATATGAGTCGTGGATCTCCTTCCTGAGTAGCGTCCGGTACTGGATGGCTTTCAACATTGAGCGGGCTTGCCAGTCTTACTTTGGCTGTGTACAATGTATCAGCGGACCATTAGGAATGTATCGAAACTCACTCCTGCACGAGTTCCTTGAGGACTGGTACAATCAGACCTTCATGGGATCCCACTGCAGTTTTGGGGATGACCGCCACCTCACAAACAGAGTTCTGAGTCTTGGGTATGCAACCAAATACACTGCACGGTCCAAGTGCCTAACAGAGACACCGATCACATACTTGCGGTGGCTAAATCAACAGACTAGGTGGAGTAAGTCCTATTTCCGGGAATGGCTCTACAATTCCATGTGGTTCCACAAACATCATCTTTGGATGACCTATGAGGCTGTGATTACTGGGTTCTTCCCATTCTTTCTCATTGCCACCGCCATCCAACTCTTCTACCAAGGAAGACTTTGGAATATTTTATTGTTTCTTCTTATTGTCCAGGCAGTGGCACTGATCAAATCGACATTCGCCAGCTGCCTCAGAGGCAACATTGTGATGGTGTTTATGTCCTTTTATTCTGTACTGTACATGTCAAGCCTGTTGCCAGCCAAAATGTTTGCAATAGCAACAATCAACAAATCTGGATGGGGCACCTCTGGGAGGAAAACAATCGTGGTGAACTTCATTGGTCTCATTCCAATATCAGTTTGGTTCACCATCCTCTTCATTGGGTTCATATACACTACAATCCTGCAGACTAAAAAAACCTTTCCTGAATCAGAAATCCTCATTCTGATCATTGGGGCGGTCGTCTATGCTAGTTATTGGGTGATACTGCTGACTTTGTATGCAGTGCTCATAAACAAGTGCGGTAAAAGGAAGAAGGAAACACACTACGATATGGTACTGGACGTTTGA